Proteins encoded together in one Halalkaliarchaeum sp. AArc-CO window:
- a CDS encoding helix-turn-helix domain-containing protein, protein MASEQLIEVLGNKYNTDILSATTEPKSAQDLSEELDVPIATCYRRIDELTDAELLELYDRPLSEEHRRVKVYRRNVDQVEIDFQDGVSVNVTERTEVKNRLDDVWRTLSDA, encoded by the coding sequence ATGGCGTCGGAGCAGCTGATAGAGGTTCTCGGAAACAAGTACAACACCGACATCCTGTCGGCGACGACGGAGCCGAAGTCCGCTCAGGACCTGAGCGAGGAGCTCGACGTTCCGATCGCGACCTGTTATCGCCGCATCGACGAGCTGACCGACGCAGAGCTGCTCGAACTGTACGATCGACCCCTCTCGGAGGAGCACCGACGGGTGAAGGTGTATCGGCGAAACGTCGATCAGGTCGAGATCGACTTCCAGGACGGGGTGTCCGTCAACGTCACCGAACGGACGGAAGTGAAAAACCGCCTCGACGACGTCTGGCGGACCCTCTCGGACGCCTGA
- a CDS encoding ATPase domain-containing protein, whose amino-acid sequence MVTFVKTGVDGLDSLLGGGFRPQSAVLVSGNPGTGKSIFGIQYLYHGAIEEDQRGIYVSFEEDEDDIRQAAESIGLDEWGDLVDDGKITVYGKREMLGNGNFSATLDKLLDALEEDSYERLVLDSLSMFQLFFEDEQEERTYLLKFTDILKDYGVTSLLINEQGAVFPKTEVGLENFLTDGNVYFIQTPTESGVNRYVWVAKMRKQDIDTDIYPMEIGDGGITVHEQAGGFSMMGGERGVPGTSGSDADSGPSF is encoded by the coding sequence ATGGTGACGTTCGTCAAGACGGGGGTCGACGGACTCGATTCCCTGCTGGGTGGCGGCTTCAGGCCGCAGTCGGCGGTGCTGGTGAGCGGGAACCCCGGGACCGGAAAGAGCATCTTCGGGATTCAGTACCTGTATCACGGCGCGATCGAGGAGGACCAGCGCGGGATCTACGTCTCCTTCGAGGAGGACGAAGACGACATCCGTCAGGCCGCCGAGTCGATCGGGCTCGACGAGTGGGGCGATCTCGTCGACGACGGCAAGATCACCGTGTACGGCAAGCGAGAGATGCTGGGCAACGGAAACTTCTCCGCCACGCTCGACAAGTTGCTCGACGCGCTGGAGGAGGATTCCTACGAACGGCTCGTGCTGGATTCACTTTCGATGTTCCAGCTCTTCTTCGAGGACGAACAGGAGGAGCGAACCTACCTGCTGAAGTTCACCGACATTCTCAAGGATTACGGAGTGACGTCGCTTTTGATAAACGAGCAGGGCGCAGTCTTCCCGAAGACCGAAGTCGGACTGGAGAACTTCCTCACCGATGGCAACGTCTACTTCATCCAGACCCCGACGGAGTCCGGCGTCAACCGATACGTCTGGGTGGCGAAGATGCGAAAGCAGGACATCGACACCGACATCTATCCGATGGAGATCGGCGACGGGGGAATCACGGTGCACGAACAGGCGGGCGGCTTCTCGATGATGGGTGGCGAACGTGGCGTTCCGGGAACGTCCGGATCGGACGCCGACAGCGGCCCGTCGTTTTGA
- a CDS encoding substrate-binding domain-containing protein produces MSGRPQWSGDRRTFIKTTGAAGVAGLTGFAGCLGGEAADIQLVLNPAEAGVDIQVQYRPLIEYIEEEADVTINTERTAGYTETVTAMRDGQAEISGVSPGAVPATSPEIFDIIGMRVAFGSAQYYSTITTTDDSPVDELSDISDLDEPEVNFADALSVSGTLVPMSMLVDAGVDVGNAPDGDPPDFDPNYSDHQTSREQMVQREDIVAAGQGAFQSAAWVSQEQFDDHDPEFADISSEYPDAGSRIGEEHDELQLIALSDPIPRAPMVARADWDDPVREDIEEAMLTAPDSAFQHDEEVDEDEELWFTGIVEADRSDYDPIQGVIDNLEIEFEDLI; encoded by the coding sequence ATGTCCGGCAGACCGCAGTGGTCGGGGGACAGGCGCACATTCATCAAAACGACCGGCGCAGCGGGGGTCGCGGGGCTCACTGGTTTTGCGGGATGTCTCGGCGGTGAAGCAGCCGACATCCAGCTCGTGTTGAACCCTGCCGAGGCCGGGGTCGACATCCAGGTACAGTATCGTCCGCTGATCGAATACATCGAAGAGGAGGCAGACGTCACGATCAACACAGAGCGGACCGCAGGGTATACGGAGACAGTCACCGCGATGCGCGACGGTCAGGCCGAAATTTCCGGCGTCTCGCCCGGAGCGGTGCCGGCGACGAGTCCGGAGATCTTCGACATCATCGGGATGCGCGTGGCGTTCGGCTCCGCCCAGTACTACTCGACGATCACGACGACGGACGACAGCCCGGTCGACGAGCTGTCGGACATCTCGGACCTCGACGAACCCGAGGTCAACTTCGCGGACGCGCTGTCGGTGTCGGGGACGCTGGTCCCGATGTCGATGCTCGTCGACGCGGGCGTCGACGTCGGGAACGCGCCCGACGGCGACCCGCCGGACTTCGACCCGAACTACTCGGACCACCAGACGTCCCGCGAACAGATGGTCCAGCGCGAGGACATCGTCGCCGCCGGACAGGGCGCGTTCCAGTCGGCGGCGTGGGTCAGTCAAGAGCAGTTCGACGACCACGATCCGGAGTTTGCGGATATCTCTTCGGAGTATCCGGATGCCGGGAGCCGAATCGGCGAGGAGCACGACGAACTCCAGCTGATCGCGCTTTCGGATCCGATCCCGCGTGCACCGATGGTTGCGCGGGCCGACTGGGACGATCCGGTCCGGGAGGACATCGAGGAGGCGATGCTGACCGCGCCCGACAGCGCGTTCCAGCACGACGAGGAGGTCGACGAGGACGAGGAGCTGTGGTTTACCGGAATCGTCGAGGCCGATCGGTCGGACTACGATCCAATTCAGGGCGTCATCGACAACCTCGAGATCGAATTCGAGGACCTCATCTGA
- a CDS encoding DUF5786 family protein — MSMGAYDEDEHERRERKATTVDADFDDERTEYDGTLTYDSGDSAEELLDQFRELQGK, encoded by the coding sequence ATGTCAATGGGTGCCTATGACGAGGACGAGCACGAGCGCCGCGAACGGAAGGCCACGACTGTCGATGCCGACTTCGACGACGAACGGACGGAGTACGACGGGACACTCACCTACGATTCGGGGGACTCTGCGGAGGAACTGCTCGATCAGTTCCGCGAGTTGCAGGGCAAGTGA
- a CDS encoding aldo/keto reductase: MATTEGTWRYRDRFCDAFGRTGFRQFGPGVVSSLGIGTYLGEPTDAVDDSYREAIVTALENGVNVVDTAINYRCQRSEHAVGRAIRESDADREEVLVATKGGFVPFDGSRPDDPGAYVRQEFVETGLASQEDLAMGSHCIVPSFLDAMIDRSLDNLGLDHLDLHYVHNPETQLAARSRAAVYDQLEAAFRLLERRRIAGDVGSYGVATWDAFRVPQGHERYLSLPEVISRAASAADAVGVADHGFDGHGLAAIQLPFNVHMADAFTERVHLVDGVEKSALECAREAGLGAFTSASIGQGELTTEGAIPPDVDARLAGDSPIQRAINFARSAPGVTCSLVGMSRPEHVRENVAACTFDPLGARAFDETFE; this comes from the coding sequence ATGGCCACCACGGAGGGAACCTGGCGGTACCGCGACCGGTTTTGCGACGCGTTCGGGCGGACGGGGTTTCGCCAGTTCGGCCCGGGCGTCGTCTCCAGTCTCGGGATCGGGACGTATCTCGGCGAACCCACCGACGCTGTAGACGACAGCTACCGAGAGGCGATCGTCACGGCGCTGGAAAACGGCGTCAACGTGGTCGACACGGCGATCAACTACCGGTGTCAGCGCAGCGAACACGCGGTGGGCCGGGCGATCCGCGAGAGCGACGCCGATCGCGAGGAAGTACTCGTCGCGACGAAGGGGGGATTCGTCCCGTTCGACGGGAGCCGACCGGACGATCCGGGTGCGTACGTCCGACAGGAGTTCGTCGAGACGGGGCTCGCCTCGCAGGAAGACCTCGCCATGGGGAGTCACTGCATCGTGCCATCGTTTCTGGACGCGATGATCGACCGCTCGCTCGACAACCTCGGGCTGGATCACCTCGATCTCCACTACGTTCACAATCCCGAAACGCAGCTCGCGGCACGCTCCCGGGCGGCCGTGTACGATCAGTTGGAGGCCGCGTTCCGGCTGCTCGAGCGTCGGCGGATCGCCGGCGACGTCGGCAGCTACGGGGTCGCAACCTGGGACGCGTTTAGAGTTCCGCAGGGACACGAGCGGTACCTCTCGCTTCCGGAGGTCATCTCCCGGGCGGCGTCGGCGGCCGACGCCGTCGGTGTCGCCGATCACGGGTTCGACGGCCACGGGCTGGCGGCGATCCAGCTCCCGTTCAACGTCCACATGGCCGACGCCTTCACCGAACGGGTTCACCTCGTCGACGGGGTGGAGAAAAGCGCACTCGAGTGTGCCCGGGAGGCCGGGCTCGGCGCGTTCACGAGCGCGAGTATCGGCCAGGGGGAACTGACCACCGAGGGAGCCATCCCGCCCGACGTTGACGCCCGGCTCGCGGGCGACAGCCCGATCCAGCGGGCGATCAACTTCGCGCGGTCCGCCCCGGGCGTGACCTGCTCGCTGGTTGGGATGTCCCGACCCGAACACGTCCGGGAGAACGTCGCCGCCTGCACGTTCGATCCCCTCGGCGCGCGGGCGTTCGACGAGACGTTCGAGTGA
- a CDS encoding cation diffusion facilitator family transporter — MVSTRLVVYVSLVASAAIAVAKFLAYLLTGNVSMLSQVYYSLSDVGNQLLLLLGFRFSERGASRKHPFGRGKEQFFFAFVVTVLLFGIAGFASVREGYAAVGQPFVDVDVTVNYAVLGVALVFESAALYKSYQAIDAEKESERFRSFVKTFRHTKDTPLLTAATENLVAVIGVLVAILGVYLTDATGNTIYDAAASAIIGLLLMGLALALAWESRSLIVGEAVTPRERKKLIAAVESVDGADELLDLRTMHMGPDTVLVACEISFDPDLDTAGVEAAIDDVEAAIREAVPEANRIYVEAESGSMSESER, encoded by the coding sequence ATGGTTTCGACGCGTCTGGTCGTGTACGTTTCGCTGGTCGCCAGTGCGGCGATCGCCGTCGCGAAGTTCCTCGCGTACCTGCTCACCGGGAACGTGAGCATGCTGAGTCAGGTGTACTACTCGCTTTCCGACGTCGGCAACCAGCTGCTGCTGTTGCTCGGCTTTCGGTTCAGCGAACGGGGCGCCAGCCGGAAACATCCCTTCGGCCGGGGAAAAGAGCAGTTCTTCTTCGCGTTCGTGGTGACGGTGCTTTTGTTCGGGATCGCTGGTTTCGCCTCGGTTCGAGAGGGATACGCCGCGGTCGGCCAGCCGTTCGTCGACGTGGACGTCACCGTCAACTACGCGGTTCTCGGGGTCGCGCTCGTCTTCGAGTCGGCTGCCCTGTACAAGTCGTATCAGGCGATCGACGCCGAAAAGGAGTCCGAACGGTTCCGCTCGTTCGTGAAGACGTTCCGGCACACGAAGGACACGCCTCTCTTGACCGCGGCGACGGAGAACCTTGTGGCCGTGATCGGTGTGCTCGTCGCGATCCTCGGCGTTTACCTCACAGATGCGACCGGCAACACCATCTACGACGCCGCCGCGAGCGCGATCATCGGGCTGCTGTTGATGGGATTGGCGCTTGCACTGGCCTGGGAGAGCCGCAGCCTGATCGTCGGGGAGGCCGTCACGCCGAGGGAACGGAAGAAGCTGATCGCGGCTGTCGAATCCGTCGACGGGGCCGACGAGCTCCTCGATCTCCGGACGATGCACATGGGCCCCGACACCGTGCTCGTCGCCTGCGAGATTTCGTTCGATCCCGACCTGGACACCGCCGGCGTCGAGGCGGCGATCGACGACGTCGAGGCGGCGATCCGCGAGGCGGTTCCGGAGGCGAACCGGATTTACGTCGAAGCTGAGTCCGGGTCGATGTCCGAGTCCGAGCGATGA
- the hisH gene encoding imidazole glycerol phosphate synthase subunit HisH, which produces MSHNAPGETVAEETTADVVVVDYGLGNLRSVTRGLERAGAAVEITDDPDDFAAADGVVLPGVGAFREGMENAGPYREALASYAKAGRPLFGICLGMQMLLGSSEEAQRAGEGDAEGLNLVPGTNVRFDVDRKIPHMGWNELAVTRDHPLVEGVDGEYAYFVHSYYALPDDGDAVVAESDYGTTFPAVIANERGNVFGTQFHPEKSGETGLQILRNFVDYCTER; this is translated from the coding sequence ATGAGTCACAACGCGCCCGGGGAGACAGTCGCCGAGGAGACGACCGCCGACGTCGTCGTCGTCGATTACGGGCTGGGGAACCTCCGGAGCGTCACGCGCGGGCTGGAACGTGCCGGCGCTGCAGTCGAGATCACCGACGATCCCGACGACTTCGCGGCGGCCGACGGGGTCGTCCTTCCCGGAGTCGGCGCGTTCCGCGAGGGGATGGAAAACGCCGGCCCCTACCGCGAGGCGCTCGCAAGCTACGCGAAGGCTGGACGGCCGCTGTTCGGCATCTGTCTGGGGATGCAGATGCTGCTGGGCTCCAGCGAGGAGGCTCAACGTGCCGGGGAAGGGGACGCGGAAGGGTTGAACCTGGTCCCAGGAACGAACGTCCGGTTCGACGTCGACCGGAAGATCCCCCACATGGGATGGAACGAACTCGCGGTGACGCGTGACCACCCACTCGTCGAGGGCGTCGACGGCGAGTACGCCTACTTCGTCCACTCCTACTACGCGTTGCCGGACGACGGCGACGCAGTCGTGGCCGAAAGCGACTACGGAACGACGTTTCCGGCGGTCATCGCAAACGAGCGCGGAAACGTCTTCGGGACCCAGTTTCACCCGGAGAAGAGCGGCGAGACCGGTCTGCAGATACTGCGGAACTTCGTCGACTACTGTACGGAGCGATGA
- a CDS encoding amidohydrolase, translating to MNTLCVSGGTVLRPDQEVEPADVLIDREEGTILEVGTELAADATETLDASGCVVIPGLVNAHTHVAMTLLRGYADDKPLETWLREDVWPIEGAFEPADVEAGAELGVLEMIRSGTTAFADMYFHVDRIANVVERSGLRARLGHGIVTVGKDESEALADLEESVDIARELDGTADGRIRSMVAPHSLTTVGEEHLQEAFSAAREIDVPVHLHANETTDEVEPIVEDRGMRPLEYARELGLAAEDFLAHGVHVDDREIELLSESGTGVIHCPASNMKLASGMAPVEKLLQAGVTVGLGTDGAASNNDLDMFDEIRDAAMIGKLAAADASAVAAGSAVRMATAGGADAVGLPGGRIEPGAAADLAVVDFEAPHLTPRHDVVSHLAYAARGSDVRHTVCDGQVLMRDREVLVLDEEAVRERASRRAEVAIDRAHE from the coding sequence ATGAACACCCTGTGTGTTTCCGGCGGCACCGTGCTCCGTCCGGATCAGGAGGTCGAACCAGCGGACGTACTGATCGATCGCGAGGAGGGGACGATTCTGGAAGTCGGAACGGAACTGGCGGCTGACGCGACGGAGACGCTCGACGCGTCCGGCTGCGTGGTGATACCCGGGCTGGTGAACGCCCACACCCACGTCGCGATGACGCTGTTGCGAGGGTACGCCGACGACAAGCCGCTCGAGACGTGGCTCAGAGAGGACGTCTGGCCGATCGAGGGCGCCTTCGAGCCGGCTGACGTCGAGGCCGGCGCCGAGCTGGGGGTCCTCGAGATGATCAGATCGGGGACGACGGCGTTCGCCGACATGTACTTTCACGTCGACCGGATCGCCAATGTCGTCGAGCGCTCCGGCCTCCGGGCCCGTCTGGGTCACGGAATCGTCACTGTCGGAAAGGACGAGTCTGAGGCCCTCGCGGATCTCGAGGAGAGCGTCGACATCGCCCGCGAACTCGACGGTACTGCAGACGGTCGGATCCGATCGATGGTCGCGCCACACTCGCTTACGACGGTCGGAGAAGAGCACCTCCAGGAGGCGTTTTCGGCCGCCCGAGAGATCGACGTTCCGGTCCACCTCCACGCCAACGAGACGACCGACGAGGTCGAGCCGATCGTCGAGGATCGGGGGATGCGGCCCCTCGAATACGCGAGGGAACTCGGGCTCGCCGCCGAGGACTTCCTGGCACACGGGGTTCACGTCGACGACCGGGAGATCGAACTGCTGTCGGAGTCGGGAACCGGCGTGATCCACTGCCCCGCCTCGAACATGAAACTCGCGTCGGGGATGGCTCCGGTCGAAAAACTCCTGCAGGCGGGCGTCACCGTGGGACTGGGCACCGACGGGGCCGCCTCGAACAACGACCTCGACATGTTCGACGAGATCCGCGACGCTGCAATGATCGGCAAACTTGCCGCCGCCGATGCGAGCGCGGTTGCAGCCGGATCGGCGGTCCGCATGGCGACTGCCGGGGGAGCCGACGCGGTCGGGCTCCCGGGGGGTCGGATCGAACCCGGTGCGGCGGCGGACCTCGCGGTCGTCGACTTCGAGGCGCCGCATCTCACGCCGCGTCACGACGTCGTGAGCCACCTCGCGTACGCCGCCCGGGGGAGCGACGTGCGTCACACCGTGTGTGACGGGCAAGTACTCATGCGCGACCGCGAGGTCCTGGTGCTCGACGAGGAGGCGGTCCGCGAGCGGGCGAGCCGACGGGCCGAGGTGGCTATCGACCGGGCCCACGAGTGA
- a CDS encoding YkgJ family cysteine cluster protein: MRLDCEGCAGCCLDWRPLVPDGSDHERRGRREPLDDRYNFPQLSGREVRGFIEAGYGDALTVRLFEPEDGDDAVCVDGHDLAAIRGRPVFLVGLRVAPKPVAPFGTDADTANGDGRDAPGRTWLDACVFLDPETLQCRIHRDDHYPETCSTYPGTNLRLGRETECERVEDAFGGDRLLDDDPPDDAPNPFDPGALGGSVFAHPEPDALDGTVARIVAGDPRREHLAPFLSVAAGSAPGTLAVDDVRVRQAETALREPDDCVESDGFWVGDARSAWTERAEEPGTPVTESWLDFDRKYGAPATPGWRQSDQ; encoded by the coding sequence GTGCGTCTCGACTGCGAGGGCTGTGCGGGCTGCTGTCTGGACTGGCGTCCGCTGGTCCCCGACGGCAGCGATCACGAACGTCGGGGGCGCCGAGAGCCGCTGGACGATCGGTACAACTTCCCGCAACTGAGCGGTCGGGAGGTCAGAGGGTTCATCGAGGCCGGATACGGGGACGCGTTGACGGTTCGACTGTTCGAGCCGGAGGACGGCGACGACGCGGTGTGTGTCGACGGCCACGACCTGGCGGCGATACGGGGGCGCCCAGTGTTCCTCGTCGGCCTCCGCGTGGCGCCAAAGCCCGTCGCGCCGTTCGGCACCGACGCCGACACCGCCAACGGAGACGGACGCGACGCGCCCGGCCGGACGTGGCTCGACGCCTGCGTCTTCCTGGATCCCGAAACCCTGCAATGTCGGATCCACAGGGACGACCACTACCCGGAGACGTGTTCGACGTATCCGGGGACGAACCTCCGTCTCGGACGGGAAACCGAATGCGAACGGGTCGAGGACGCCTTCGGCGGCGACAGGCTACTGGACGACGATCCCCCCGACGACGCGCCAAACCCGTTCGATCCCGGCGCGCTCGGCGGCAGCGTGTTCGCCCATCCCGAGCCGGACGCGCTCGACGGGACGGTCGCTCGGATCGTCGCCGGCGATCCGCGGCGGGAACACCTGGCACCCTTTTTGAGCGTCGCGGCCGGATCGGCGCCCGGAACGCTCGCAGTCGACGACGTCCGGGTCCGGCAGGCCGAGACGGCGCTGCGGGAACCCGATGACTGCGTGGAGTCGGACGGCTTCTGGGTCGGGGACGCGCGCTCGGCGTGGACCGAACGGGCCGAGGAACCGGGAACCCCGGTGACGGAATCGTGGCTAGACTTCGACCGGAAATACGGTGCCCCCGCTACCCCGGGATGGAGGCAGAGTGATCAGTAG
- a CDS encoding DHH family phosphoesterase, with the protein MGVSVGSPPVPAMADRADACARQLREAGRVLLASHIDADGLTSAAIASTALERAGIPHEVVFEKQLDAESIAGIAAREYDTVLFTDFGSGQLEELRLHETAGAFTPVIADHHQPADAETDYHLNPLLFGIDGAAELSGAGAAYVLARAMESLATTREGKPVDNRDLAALAVVGAVGDMQGGTDGLTGANEAILEEGIEAGAIESATDLAIYGRQTRPLPKFLEYATDVRIPGITNDEAGAVRFLSELSVDLKRDGDWRVWADLSPAERQTVASALIRRAIERGVPSSRVETLVGTSYTLLEEEPGTALRDVSEFSTLLNATARYERADVGLAVCLGDRGPALERARTLLSNHRRNLSEGLEWVKSEGVTVESNVQWFDAGTRIRETIVGIVAGMAIGTPAIDGGKPIVAFASKNKTELKVSARGNYRLVRKGLDLSAVMREAARSVGGDGGGHDVAAGATIPAEMRNEFLAAVDELIGEQLS; encoded by the coding sequence ATGGGCGTTTCCGTCGGATCACCACCAGTCCCCGCCATGGCCGACCGTGCAGACGCCTGCGCGAGGCAGCTGCGGGAGGCCGGTCGCGTTCTCCTCGCGTCCCACATCGACGCCGACGGCCTCACGAGCGCCGCGATCGCCTCGACCGCCCTCGAGCGCGCCGGAATCCCCCACGAGGTCGTCTTCGAGAAACAGCTGGATGCCGAGTCGATCGCCGGAATCGCCGCCCGCGAGTACGACACCGTGCTGTTCACCGACTTCGGCTCCGGGCAACTGGAGGAGCTCCGTCTCCACGAGACCGCGGGCGCGTTCACGCCGGTGATCGCCGACCACCACCAGCCGGCCGACGCCGAAACCGACTACCACCTCAACCCGCTTTTGTTCGGGATCGACGGCGCAGCCGAGCTGTCGGGGGCGGGGGCGGCGTACGTGCTCGCCCGGGCGATGGAATCGCTGGCCACTACACGTGAGGGGAAACCGGTGGACAACCGCGACCTCGCGGCGCTTGCAGTCGTCGGGGCCGTCGGCGACATGCAGGGGGGTACCGACGGGCTCACGGGGGCAAACGAGGCGATCCTCGAGGAGGGAATCGAAGCGGGCGCGATCGAGTCGGCCACGGATCTGGCGATCTACGGGAGGCAGACGCGACCCCTGCCGAAGTTCCTCGAGTACGCCACCGACGTCCGGATCCCCGGGATCACGAACGACGAGGCGGGCGCGGTGCGGTTCCTCTCGGAGCTGTCCGTCGACCTGAAACGGGATGGCGACTGGCGCGTCTGGGCCGATCTGTCGCCCGCGGAGCGGCAGACGGTCGCGAGCGCGCTCATCCGGCGGGCGATCGAGCGCGGCGTTCCCTCGAGCCGGGTGGAGACACTCGTGGGGACCTCCTACACCCTGCTCGAGGAGGAGCCCGGAACCGCCCTCAGGGACGTAAGCGAGTTCTCGACGCTGTTGAACGCGACCGCGCGGTACGAACGGGCAGACGTCGGGCTCGCGGTGTGTCTCGGCGACCGCGGACCCGCGCTGGAGCGGGCCCGGACGCTGCTTTCGAACCACCGGCGGAACCTCTCGGAGGGACTCGAGTGGGTGAAATCCGAAGGCGTCACCGTCGAGTCGAACGTCCAGTGGTTCGACGCCGGCACCCGGATCCGGGAGACGATCGTCGGGATCGTCGCCGGGATGGCGATCGGTACGCCGGCGATCGACGGCGGCAAACCGATCGTGGCGTTCGCGTCGAAAAACAAAACCGAACTGAAAGTGTCCGCCCGAGGGAACTACCGGCTCGTTCGGAAGGGACTGGACCTCTCTGCGGTCATGCGGGAGGCTGCCCGGAGCGTCGGCGGCGACGGCGGCGGCCACGACGTCGCCGCGGGCGCGACGATCCCCGCCGAAATGCGAAACGAGTTCCTTGCCGCCGTCGACGAGCTGATCGGCGAACAGCTGTCCTGA
- a CDS encoding phosphonate ABC transporter ATP-binding protein, whose amino-acid sequence MSTITVDGVTKRFGETVALDDVSFEIDEGEFTIVMGVSGSGKSTLLRCLSGLLEPTEGEIYMDGEPVTGTNKDVALIFQQHNLVGEMSAYANALTGSLSRSTLVESVLQLQDEEEKYRALSALETVGLIDEAQKKVRQMSGGQQQRVGIARALVQEPQVMLADEPVSSLDPGSAQEVMRYLRETTAQRGLTTLTSLHQVNIARKFGYRFIGLHDGQKVFDGYRDDLTIEVIDRIYGDIDTEGMFVSDAEAVDRGSSPEEIEADGGRR is encoded by the coding sequence ATGAGTACAATCACTGTCGACGGAGTGACAAAACGATTTGGAGAGACCGTCGCGCTCGACGACGTCTCCTTCGAAATCGACGAAGGAGAGTTCACGATCGTGATGGGGGTCTCCGGATCGGGGAAATCGACGCTGTTGCGATGCTTGAGCGGCCTTCTCGAACCGACTGAAGGAGAGATTTACATGGACGGCGAGCCGGTAACTGGGACGAACAAGGACGTCGCCCTGATCTTCCAGCAGCACAACCTCGTGGGAGAGATGAGCGCGTACGCGAACGCCCTCACCGGCTCGCTGAGTCGGAGCACTCTCGTCGAAAGCGTCCTCCAGCTCCAGGACGAAGAGGAGAAGTACCGGGCGCTGTCGGCGCTGGAAACCGTCGGACTCATCGACGAGGCACAAAAGAAGGTCCGACAGATGAGCGGCGGTCAGCAACAGCGCGTGGGCATTGCACGAGCACTCGTCCAGGAACCGCAGGTGATGCTCGCCGACGAGCCGGTTTCGAGCCTCGATCCCGGCTCCGCCCAGGAGGTGATGCGGTACCTCCGTGAAACGACCGCCCAACGGGGACTCACGACGCTCACGAGTCTTCACCAGGTAAACATCGCCCGGAAGTTCGGCTACCGGTTCATCGGACTCCACGACGGACAGAAGGTGTTCGACGGCTACCGCGACGACCTCACGATCGAGGTGATCGATCGAATCTACGGCGACATCGACACGGAGGGAATGTTCGTTTCCGACGCGGAGGCTGTCGATCGGGGGTCGAGCCCCGAAGAAATCGAGGCTGACGGTGGTCGACGATGA
- the phnE gene encoding phosphonate ABC transporter, permease protein PhnE produces the protein MAMVVVVYLFLMSLETVGWFRADLPSYLGTFAEALQDYFPFVVIGETNWNLGLVSIPSVHFNPAGFLEYWAFISERNLIYESGFFAEAETILDYPILLFTETGGPIGIFGAAGETLAIGFAGTIMGFPLALLFSILGSGRVTPFPFNFLFRGVMSSIRAIPALVWVLIYVPLGGIGPTTATLAVATDTVGNLGRLFSDELEEIGDGPVEAMQTTGANKPQIIVFGMLAQVKRSFIAWTLYVFEINVRIAVGLGIIGAGGLGLVLDVQQGLFAYTNMMATIIVIFLLVVSVEMISQRTRAYLRSDEEPMGIVQLVTGFPRRMIESMAK, from the coding sequence ATGGCGATGGTCGTCGTGGTGTATCTGTTTTTGATGTCGCTGGAAACAGTGGGCTGGTTCCGCGCGGATCTTCCGTCGTATCTCGGAACGTTCGCCGAGGCGCTGCAGGATTACTTCCCGTTCGTCGTTATCGGAGAGACGAACTGGAACCTCGGGCTCGTCTCTATCCCGTCGGTTCATTTCAATCCGGCCGGATTCCTGGAGTACTGGGCGTTCATCTCCGAACGGAACCTCATATACGAATCCGGGTTCTTCGCCGAGGCCGAGACCATCCTGGATTATCCGATCCTTCTGTTCACCGAGACGGGTGGACCGATCGGCATCTTCGGCGCGGCCGGTGAGACGCTCGCGATCGGGTTCGCCGGGACGATCATGGGGTTCCCGCTCGCACTGCTTTTCAGTATCCTCGGCTCCGGACGGGTGACGCCGTTCCCGTTCAACTTCCTGTTCCGGGGCGTCATGTCGTCGATTCGCGCGATCCCGGCGCTGGTGTGGGTGCTGATCTACGTCCCACTGGGCGGGATCGGCCCGACGACGGCGACGCTTGCAGTCGCGACCGACACCGTCGGCAATCTCGGACGACTGTTCAGCGACGAACTCGAAGAGATCGGCGACGGTCCCGTCGAGGCGATGCAGACTACCGGCGCAAACAAACCCCAGATCATCGTGTTCGGGATGCTCGCACAGGTCAAACGCTCCTTTATCGCCTGGACGCTGTACGTCTTCGAGATCAACGTCCGCATCGCCGTCGGGCTCGGCATCATCGGCGCCGGCGGGCTCGGACTCGTGCTGGACGTCCAGCAGGGGTTGTTCGCGTACACGAACATGATGGCGACGATCATCGTCATCTTCCTGCTGGTCGTCTCCGTCGAGATGATCTCCCAGCGGACCCGGGCGTATCTCCGCTCCGACGAGGAGCCGATGGGGATCGTCCAGCTCGTCACGGGGTTCCCGCGCCGGATGATCGAGTCGATGGCGAAGTAA